In Aphis gossypii isolate Hap1 unplaced genomic scaffold, ASM2018417v2 Contig00848, whole genome shotgun sequence, the genomic stretch AAACACCTTCTAAGTAACGTAACGCATGATCCAATATCAGGTAACGCATCAATAGTCATGTTGCCATTTATAGTGGCCGGAATTTGAGATACTTTAACAAGATCTTCCGCGAAGGGAATCTTTTGGatacaattaattgttttagatgTCAATGTCTCTTTAGGCTTTacttctttattaaaaaattttttattgacgtAGGTGGTATCTTTTGTGTCCGTCTTGTTGTAAACACGAGTTGCTTTTTCTTGAGGTTGATTTTTACAGTTATAACTGACATGTCCTACTTGCTTACATCTATAACAAGTTTGATCTTCTTCTTTATGAACTGATGGATTGAAACGAGGAATATAGTTACCATGTTCTTTTTGGTTGTCTTGAGATTTAAAACTAGTTGTATTTTCGAAAGTATTTTCTTTAACATAATGACATTTGCGAATAGCATCCAATTGTACAGCCCTGTCTAAGAGGTCTTTAACAGAAGAGCACATTGCTGTTGTCAATGGAATTGCCCATTCGTGTTTAGTTATACCTTGTAAGATTAAGGAAACTCTGTCTGACTGTTATAGCGGGAATGGAGCTTTATCTATAATCGCATCCTTGTCATAAATGTAATCTGCAATTGATTCATTAGAGCGTAGTGTACGTTTGGcttgaaattgtataaattcgGAAAGAGACATCCTAACTTTGAATCTATCTATAATGCCCTCTTTCCAAGTATACCATTCGTTAAAAGAGCGACCAGATACTTTGTGCCAGTTTAAGGCTGATCCTGCTAATCGTGAGGTGGCGTTGACTAAGGTGAGAGATGGAGTCCAGTGTGCGTGTGCTGAAATGCGTTCAACTTCTTTAATCCAGTCACAGacgttttcgattttttttccagAAAATAGAGAGATTGCTTTGGCAGTATCGTTAGTGGAAAAGATTTGTACTTGATGTTGGGAATTTAATGCTAATTTGTCCGCGATTGCTTGTTGCGATTGTGATAATCGGAGAATGAGTtccaaaacattttcattggCTGGTTGATTATTTTGGGTTAAGCTCATCGTGGCGATAGTATTCtgcaattcaataattttttgagcATCTTCGTTTCGTTTTTTTCTAGCTGCAATAAGGTTTACTTGTATTCCGTCAGCTACTACTCGTTCATTGTCGCTAAGAAGAATGTCTACAAGTTCTTCTTTTTGACCTGTATTAGGTAATAATCGGAATGATAATTCTTCTCGAATTTCCTCGATCTTAATTGACTTTAATACTGTCCTTTCCGTTGAGTCTAGAGCACTCATGGTTAAGGAATTTGATTAGCGTTGTTGACGATACTGATAATTGATACGTAATTTATCAGTTAATCACAATGTAAGACGACGTTATCAGTGTGCGTACTGAAGTTGTTAACGGCTTCACTTGAATGCTGGTTACAGTTAACCTCAAACTTGAAAAGGTGTAGAAATGTCAAATATGGCGTTATGGCGTTTAGAAATCCACGTGCAACGTAAGCATGTCAGACTTCAAATAAAAACGGAAAACGcacttttatgtaaatttacgAAAcgacactaaaaaaaaatacaataaaacacgTTTCGGTTTGCCACAGCgccatgtaaataaataattaatactgaacgttattgtgtattatttatttaataaatcgtaACAGGAGATGTTCCTCACATCGCCATCGGGAACTAACTAATTGGGTAGCTGTGTGCAGTGTTGCCCACagctaccatattataatgacatgacatataacataaaatgataataatacaaatagataacaattaacattgtaatatatatttttgaacctTACAGTAGTAATATGTACTAATTCTAGCGCAGTTatctttaatttctatttaacatattaatcgtgtttaatttcatataaaattaaaattaagaaaacaatttaacacaattaacacaaataatttaaaatagttaaataaagcATTAGCACTAAAGCAGAAAGTAGAAAACTAAAATGTGAAAACAAAgctaaggtttttttttaattttacattgtggtgataactaaatattttcatggaataaataactttaatgacTAACTCTCCTCCATGATTCCCCTTACATAATTCTCTCTCACTCACTCAGATACTACAAATTCGCTAGACCAAACCGGTGTAAATTTCCCCTTAAAAAGTGAACCGGTGTGGTTTTAAGAAATTCGGTGTACTAAACCGATTTATAAATGCGTCACACCGGTTTGGTTTTATTCGACCATCATAACGAGGTGGTCGAGAAATACCGATCGAGATTTGTCCCcaccttattttaatatttccccTCAACAGGCATCcctttatcatatattacatatattgttatcacttataatttatggttaATTCAAATGAATCTATTTTAAACTCTCTAATACTCATAGTAATACTcaagttttaagtttataataccttaatagtttaataccattatttgattttgagtAAGCAATAAGCAGTAAGTAAGTAGTAGTTTTTAGAAATTCATTTTTGTCGTACTTaagattgtatattttaagttgcaTAAAAGAGTGAGCTATACTATATTTCTGTCATAAATAAGCTTAATACTAGTAGTTTTTCATTAAGAAACTTGAATAAAACTTATACTAATTGACATATCGATAGTTTACTTTGTTATTTACTGTTAAGTATTGTTAAACTATGTGACTCTATTACTCTAATGTCCCCGTTCATGCAAAACACACCAAGTctaaaaattttcttatagCAGTTAGCACTAATACCCTAATAAacctaacattaaatttatttcgatTCATTTCTAGAAATTCACTATGTCTTTATGGGATATTtctgatgatgatgatgcGATGGATAGTTTCATTGAaggtatgaacatttttaagccCTTCaaactttattgttttataataatgtattgaagtacataatatttttaattaatattattatactcgtattttataatttattattcaaaaaaatttttcaatttattattccaGTTGTTGGTGAGGACATtgtaaacaatgataatagCCTCTTTAACGATACTATTCCCAACTCTGAAATGTctagtaaatattacatttaatattgtttcatgaactaaatttgataaaaatatgaagcatacttttttttttaggctcATGGACAGCAGCAGCTACGAAATTGTTGATTGCGCTCAGATCaacatataatgataaatttcaaaatacaagaaaaaaagGGAAAAAAATGGAACTGTGGATACTAATTTCTAATGAAATGAaggaaaaaaatcacaatttcAGTAAAAGGCAGTGTGATGAAAAATGGCGTCGTCTACTCACACGTTTTCGTCAAGTAAGAGATGCGTCCAAGGTATCAGGAAGTGGTAATATCAAATGGCAGTATTACGATTGTATGGAAAATTCCATATCTCCAACAGCAAAACAAACAGTTTCTCCACCCAgaggttaattaataattttgaaaaaattaaaaactaaatgtagAATGTTCGTTCTTGTAGTTTACatccttatatattttataatttattaatacaactttTATAGATCTACTGCACGAATCATCTATGAGACCACTGCCTGAACCTTCAGTAAGTTCAATCCACGAAACATCAGAAATTTCAATTCATGAATCATCGGAAATTTCAATTCCCAAATCTTCTCTAAGCCTAACGGAAGAACCTCCAACTTCTGGGTTGATACAAAAATCgttgttaaataaaactagCAATAAAACACCATCATGGATTAAACAGTTTGAGGAATTAAAAAACGAACAGTTGAAATCAGCAAGAGAAAATGCAAAGCAACTCAATGATCggttagtaaataaatattagatacccattttgattatttctaattattaacttatacataattaataggcTTGATAAGTTGGAAAAAAGGGAAGAAGCTATGCTAAAAACCCAAGAAGaactagtaaaaaaattagaagatGCGAATAATATTGAACTACAGAAACTcgatgtgtttaaaaaaatgtttaacattgaTTAGTACCTATGTTTGTTTCTATTTTTCCTATCatcagtttatttaaatttttattagttgtatttcctacagttaatttatataaatttttttgtttttatattattttttttaaaactttacagtgacatacataatattattaaaactgttatattaattttatatttgttctgGTCATAATTAAGAAGGAAACTTaaagactatatttttaaattaatgtaaacacttacattttttgttaaattttactatggcatatacataatattattaaaactgttatattaattctatatttgTTCTGGTCATAATTAAGAAGGAAACTTaaagactatatttttaagtaagagtaaacacttacattttttgttttttttattattttttgttaaattttactatggcatatacataatattattaaaactgttatattaattctatatttgTTCTGGTCATAATTAAGAAGGAAACTTaaagactatatttttaagtaagagtaaacacttacattttttgtttttttattattatttgttaaatttttctatggcatatacataatattattaaaactgttatattaattctatatttgTTCTGGTCATAATTAAGAAGGAAACTTaaagactatatttttaagtaagagtaaacacttacattttttgtttttttattattattttttgtcttgcatttattattcaattaaaataaaacgtttattcTAAATTGTTGTGTACATTTACTaacttaaactaaattaagaCCTTTTGACTATGTTGTTTAACATGTTGGTAATGAATCACAAATAAAGTTTCTTTTGGTTGATCCTGCTGTAGTTTCTTCATCTCTCATTTCCTGAATAATGTCTGGTTGAAAACTATTAGCAACTTCAATGTCATCATTGTTTGTTATGCATATGTTATGCAAACAACACGTCGCAGTAATGACTTTACCACAAAagtcttttttataaatatccatatgtctagtttttaattttataaaattattaattaaaaaatgaaaatttaaataaacaaagttTGAAAATCTTACTTAAGCTTTCTAAATCTGCAAATCAACTTGCCAAATGCTTGCTCGATTAATACTCTACTACTACTTAGTTTCCggttgaaatttttttcttttaggcTTAAATGACCATTGTCTTTGTATGGAGTTAGAAGACCCTCTGTAAGGGGATAGGCTCCATCACCAAGAATATGACATGATTTTGGGAATAAAGACAATGGATTATTAAGGATTAATTGGCCAATTTTACTGCATCGATAGATTCGAGCGTCATGAGAACGCCCTGGCCAACCAGCAAACACatctataaattttagttcTGCGTCAACGATtccctaaataaaaataaaatagttacatttacattattgtgtttttttaagaactttataatattttcaatatacctatattaaatataacaattatgaaaccttattaataatatttattaagttaaaatttattttgtattgtatccATTGAAtatctcaataaaaaaatgtctgttATTTGAcagatttagatttaaattagttaagtaaaaagtaattgGATTATAGCTTCTGGCAGGGCTTAATATACATCTGATTCCAGGGGAcacacttattaatttaactgttaCTTTTAGTCTATAACAGATTTCTATAGGTAGCAAAAAAAACCTTTGGGGGATGTAACATCCAAAATCTTcccttttttatttaccacTTACCCCATAAGAGAGTTAGTGAggttacttttataattattttaaatcactcAAAGTCATAAAAGCCTATGTGTATAGTAAATTGGAAAATATGTTGTTTGTAATTGTAGGTTATCAtcatcaattaaaatacattaaattgtgtatctaaatagtttttaaaaatattcaaggttttttaaaaaacaaattttattatgtttagaaaataatatattgggcTTTTTAGTCAAataaactgttataatattataacatatgtaaattgttataaatatttatttatatgtacatcCTTTGGCcagtcatatttattaaacaagacaaaataaataggtagctaattctttagaatataatttataattataataatcagttttttttttttaacattttatcatattttagacttaaaataaataaccttaatttaaactttcaattcttagctttaaaagttgaacattttatacatttttaacgacaaaataattttaaactttaaatatgatGGATTAggtaaatgcttataaaaaaaaatatgcctatgtatttttaatatatttcaactacctttgaaacaatatattaggagccttctattaaatttacaagctTTTTTAcccaacaaatacatttttatagatatttatagaaaaaaatactaaaaaaattggaaactaAAAATGTCTGTAAAcagatcaaaaaaaatatatattatatatataataaatacttaaatgacattccttatacagttatactgTATACTTTAGTCccttatatttcaaatgtatatttatatctatagtttaataaatatttggtgtattattttattaaatattcttatgatataaaagtatacaaaaaatattaaatgaatggACACTCACTTGTAAAACAACAGATGGCACTTGTTTCCTGttacaaaacatatttctGTCTAATTTAGGCATTTTAGACCTTTTTTCCCATGGAAATAGGGTGTTGATATGACAGCCATCAATGCACCCAAATACATTAGGGAATGAGTTCACACCTCTTAGATTATTGAAgttctgtatatttttaagagcAGCATTTTCTGTAGgccatacaattatatttccaGCAACATTATTCATAgccaataaacaattaataattattgaatggcTTGTACTTTCCGCAAT encodes the following:
- the LOC126555436 gene encoding uncharacterized protein LOC126555436, which encodes MVNSETHRQISNRFNIAESTSHSIIINCLLAMNNVAGNIIVWPTENAALKNIQNFNNLRGVNSFPNVFGCIDGCHINTLFPWEKRSKMPKLDRNMFCNRKQVPSVVLQGIVDAELKFIDVFAGWPGRSHDARIYRCSKIGQLILNNPLSLFPKSCHILGDGAYPLTEGLLTPYKDNGHLSLKEKNFNRKLSSSRVLIEQAFGKLICRFRKLKHMDIYKKDFCGKVITATCCLHNICITNNDDIEVANSFQPDIIQEMRDEETTAGSTKRNFICDSLPTC
- the LOC126555435 gene encoding uncharacterized protein LOC126555435 encodes the protein MENSISPTAKQTVSPPRDLLHESSMRPLPEPSVSSIHETSEISIHESSEISIPKSSLSLTEEPPTSGLIQKSLLNKTSNKTPSWIKQFEELKNEQLKSARENAKQLNDRLDKLEKREEAMLKTQEELVKKLEDANNIELQKLDVFKKMFNID